One Vespa crabro chromosome 9, iyVesCrab1.2, whole genome shotgun sequence genomic region harbors:
- the LOC124426509 gene encoding putative uncharacterized protein DDB_G0282133 isoform X1 — protein MKSRSTMKRIPIISLSSAQLKKDDYTFFVLRSNRSVSEFTSKYEDIFCVVRDSYASLIYKEIENECNLNENGNTQKNKSISTVKQTELFFDTSKKTKDNDKLSDPKLSIHDVTTYNPSNDKNDNYESNHDSVSKVTFNFELFKIYLVRFFGINISKGISYFDNDDVLRLVKNETDFLELWQFAKFCSKRSKGVLLLVDFINNQDDDINKNKYKVNAHSSGDDQKSSFVNDSISSETFNAKKSMSEVKQENRKEHLNRIFDLTGENNNNTLNDKKGAFSMFPNLTTTYSKILTKSFDNMTLESTTPSNITTQDSLNNAPPTWFVQYMEQLKKDIITEVSDQIMLNVMENLNKCSMRSPICTESKDTSRCENQSHRLRSKYNHQRNNLLTDQRRQYKRKKRDMLVDKIYSEHIDKPLVNIVKSRKKQVKKFEEKLEYSSGSNEDKEEENVQNESCNSSKLMSDINNAHKQNDISEKQIVNKRNSLSPNFLALESPKENLYNEPNIFNGTKENKFRMNCSITEHQMLDENYFKNTTCCCGSDIENISINSDLSNNIEVCDNYNEFELISIPMKHKTNTNCHIQRSLSKNQNMKNIAHKEDNDDEIVTDLSSFDLLPEIPTAPSVIFINENHFTDNSNNTLIPIIKKDLNNVSTQKPDEKENSNEDNINKKMHDTRLSNTSKTCMYNNSTDLTKSICSLFIKNTSKSTDENTNLLHVEPEHNNTNAMKIDVNSSHTSYLTTEPINPIYSDLPIAQHSCQAQTDLNDLTQSFHSHTTSITDNGVYGISETNTSNSHDYLNHNFSDSNTPIASKKNNIREQIKKDLNNKYLEKNPTIDESKNVGHIIEETTTDSMPGTAEPIHILPETLVIGAFHFASIAYGTAREAIVRIRSTSKDDRLSYMKKTPRH, from the exons ATGAAATCGAGAAGTACGATGAAAAGGATTCCTATAATAAGTTTGAGCTCTGCTCAACTGAAGAAAGACGATTATACGTTCTTTGTACTAAGGAGTAACAGATCTGTATCAGAATTCACTAGCAAGTATGAAGATATCTTTTGCGTAGTGCGTGACTCATATGCAAGTTTAATATACAAAGAGATTGAAAATGAATGCAACTTAAATGAAAATGGCAATACACAAAAGAATAAATCTATTTCAACGGTAAAACAAACAGAATTATTCTTTGATACGtccaagaaaacaaaagataatgaCAAATTATCAGATCCTAAATTGTCCATACATGACGTAACAACATATAATCCcagtaatgataaaaatgataattatgagaGTAATCATGATTCAGTTTCCAAAGTGACATttaatttcgaattatttaagatatattta GTGCGTTTCTTTGggataaatatatctaaaggTATCTCATATTTCGATAATGATGACGTATTACGTTTGGTTAAAAATGAAACTGACTTTTTAGAATTATGGCAG TTTGCTAAATTTTGCTCAAAACGCAGCAAAGgagtattattgttagttgattttataaataatcaggatgatgatataaataaaaacaaatataaagttAATGCACATTCATCTGGTGATGATCAAAAAAGTTCATTTGTAAACGATTCTATTTCATCTGAAACTTTTAATGCAAAAAAAAGTATGAGCGAAGTAAAacaagagaatagaaaagaacatttaaatagaatatttgaCTTAACcggagaaaataataataatacattaaatgaTAAGAAAGGAGCTTTTTCTATGTTTCCAAATTTAACTACAACATATTCAAAGATTCTCACAAAAAGTTTTGATAATATGACATTAGAAAGTACAACACCTTCAAACATAACTACCCAGGACTCTCTCAATAACGCTCCACCGACATGGTTTGTACAGTATATGGAACAG tTGAAGAAGGATATAATAACAGAAGTTTCTGATCAAATCATGCTTAATGTAatggaaaatttaaataagtGTTCTATGAGGTCACCGATTTGCACGGAATCCAAGGATACAAGTAGATGTGAAAATCAATCCCATCGTCTCAGATCAAAGTATAATcatcaaagaaataatttacttaCAGATCAAAGAAGAcaatataaaaggaagaaaagggatATGTTAGTCGACAAGATTTATTCTGAACATATAGATAAACCACTTGTAAACATTGTCAAAAGCAGAAAGAAACAAGTgaagaaatttgaagaaaagcTTGAATATAGTAGTGGATCTAACGAAGACAAAGAGGAGGAAAATGTTCAGAATGAAAGCTGTAATTCGTCAAAATTAATGAGCGATATAAATAATGCTCATAAGCAAAATGATATCAGTGAAAAACAGATTGTAAATAAACGTAATTCTTTGTCTCCAAATTTTCTTGCATTAGAATCtccaaaagaaaatttgtataatgaaCCTAACATATTCAATgggacaaaagaaaataaatttcgaatGAATTGTTCTATTACTGAACATCAAATGTTAGATGAAaactattttaaaaatacgaCTTGCTGTTGTGGATCTGACATAGAGAATATTAGTATAAATTCTGATCtaagtaataatatagaggtttgtgataattataatgaatttgaATTGATTTCAATACCAATGAAACATAAAACCAATACAAATTGTCACATACAAAGAAGTCTATCAAAAAATCAGAACATGAAAAACATTGCCcataaagaagataatgatgatgaaatTGTTACTGATCTTTCAAGTTTTGATCTACTTCCTGAAATACCTACTGCACCTTCAgtcattttcattaatgaGAATCATTTTACAGATAATTCGAATAATACacttattcctataattaaaAAGGATTTGAATAATGTTAGTACTCAAAAAccagatgaaaaagaaaattctaatgaggataatattaataaaaaaatgcatGATACACGTTTATCCAATACTTCCAAAACATGTATGTACAATAACTCGACAGATTTAACAAAAAGTATTTGTTCcctctttataaaaaatacatcaaAGTCAACAGATGAGAACACAAATTTACTGCATGTAGAACCCGAACATAACAATACAAATGCCATGAAAATTGATGTAAACAGTTCTCATACTAGCTATTTGACAACAGAACCTATAAATCCAATTTATTCAGATTTACCAATAGCACAGCACAGTTGTCAAGCCCAAACagatttaaatgatttaacaCAGAGTTTTCACTCTCATACTACTTCGATTACAGACAATGGTGTTTATGGTATAAGTGAGACAAATACTAGTAACAGTCATGATTATTTAAACCATAATTTTTCTGATTCCAATACACCTATAgcttcaaaaaaaaacaatatacgtgagcaaataaaaaaagacttaaataataaatatctagaGAAAAATCCGACAATAGATGAGAGTAAAAATGTTGGACATATAATTGAGGAAACTACTACCGACTCGATGCCAGGAACTGCAGAACCTATTCACATTTTGCCAGAAACATTGGTAATTGGTGCTTTTCATTTTGCTTCTATTGCATATGGAACAGCTCGTGAAGCAATTGTTAGAATTCGTTCAACTTCG aaAGACGATCGATTATCATATATGAAGAAGACTCCTCGGCATTAA
- the LOC124426509 gene encoding putative uncharacterized protein DDB_G0282133 isoform X2, which produces MKSRSTMKRIPIISLSSAQLKKDDYTFFVLRSNRSVSEFTSKYEDIFCVVRDSYASLIYKEIENECNLNENGNTQKNKSISTVKQTELFFDTSKKTKDNDKLSDPKLSIHDVTTYNPSNDKNDNYESNHDSVSKVTFNFELFKIYLVRFFGINISKGISYFDNDDVLRLVKNETDFLELWQFAKFCSKRSKGVLLLVDFINNQDDDINKNKYKVNAHSSGDDQKSSFVNDSISSETFNAKKSMSEVKQENRKEHLNRIFDLTGENNNNTLNDKKGAFSMFPNLTTTYSKILTKSFDNMTLESTTPSNITTQDSLNNAPPTWFVQYMEQLKKDIITEVSDQIMLNVMENLNKCSMRSPICTESKDTSRCENQSHRLRSKYNHQRNNLLTDQRRQYKRKKRDMLVDKIYSEHIDKPLVNIVKSRKKQVKKFEEKLEYSSGSNEDKEEENVQNESCNSSKLMSDINNAHKQNDISEKQIVNKRNSLSPNFLALESPKENLYNEPNIFNGTKENKFRMNCSITEHQMLDENYFKNTTCCCGSDIENISINSDLSNNIEVCDNYNEFELISIPMKHKTNTNCHIQRSLSKNQNMKNIAHKEDNDDEIVTDLSSFDLLPEIPTAPSVIFINENHFTDNSNNTLIPIIKKDLNNVSTQKPDEKENSNEDNINKKMHDTRLSNTSKTCMYNNSTDLTKSICSLFIKNTSKSTDENTNLLHVEPEHNNTNAMKIDVNSSHTSYLTTEPINPIYSDLPIAQHSCQAQTDLNDLTQSFHSHTTSITDNGVYGISETNTSNSHDYLNHNFSDSNTPIASKKNNIREQIKKDLNNKYLEKNPTIDESKNVGHIIEETTTDSMPGTAEPIHILPETLVIGAFHFASIAYGTAREAIVRIRSTSTIDYHI; this is translated from the exons ATGAAATCGAGAAGTACGATGAAAAGGATTCCTATAATAAGTTTGAGCTCTGCTCAACTGAAGAAAGACGATTATACGTTCTTTGTACTAAGGAGTAACAGATCTGTATCAGAATTCACTAGCAAGTATGAAGATATCTTTTGCGTAGTGCGTGACTCATATGCAAGTTTAATATACAAAGAGATTGAAAATGAATGCAACTTAAATGAAAATGGCAATACACAAAAGAATAAATCTATTTCAACGGTAAAACAAACAGAATTATTCTTTGATACGtccaagaaaacaaaagataatgaCAAATTATCAGATCCTAAATTGTCCATACATGACGTAACAACATATAATCCcagtaatgataaaaatgataattatgagaGTAATCATGATTCAGTTTCCAAAGTGACATttaatttcgaattatttaagatatattta GTGCGTTTCTTTGggataaatatatctaaaggTATCTCATATTTCGATAATGATGACGTATTACGTTTGGTTAAAAATGAAACTGACTTTTTAGAATTATGGCAG TTTGCTAAATTTTGCTCAAAACGCAGCAAAGgagtattattgttagttgattttataaataatcaggatgatgatataaataaaaacaaatataaagttAATGCACATTCATCTGGTGATGATCAAAAAAGTTCATTTGTAAACGATTCTATTTCATCTGAAACTTTTAATGCAAAAAAAAGTATGAGCGAAGTAAAacaagagaatagaaaagaacatttaaatagaatatttgaCTTAACcggagaaaataataataatacattaaatgaTAAGAAAGGAGCTTTTTCTATGTTTCCAAATTTAACTACAACATATTCAAAGATTCTCACAAAAAGTTTTGATAATATGACATTAGAAAGTACAACACCTTCAAACATAACTACCCAGGACTCTCTCAATAACGCTCCACCGACATGGTTTGTACAGTATATGGAACAG tTGAAGAAGGATATAATAACAGAAGTTTCTGATCAAATCATGCTTAATGTAatggaaaatttaaataagtGTTCTATGAGGTCACCGATTTGCACGGAATCCAAGGATACAAGTAGATGTGAAAATCAATCCCATCGTCTCAGATCAAAGTATAATcatcaaagaaataatttacttaCAGATCAAAGAAGAcaatataaaaggaagaaaagggatATGTTAGTCGACAAGATTTATTCTGAACATATAGATAAACCACTTGTAAACATTGTCAAAAGCAGAAAGAAACAAGTgaagaaatttgaagaaaagcTTGAATATAGTAGTGGATCTAACGAAGACAAAGAGGAGGAAAATGTTCAGAATGAAAGCTGTAATTCGTCAAAATTAATGAGCGATATAAATAATGCTCATAAGCAAAATGATATCAGTGAAAAACAGATTGTAAATAAACGTAATTCTTTGTCTCCAAATTTTCTTGCATTAGAATCtccaaaagaaaatttgtataatgaaCCTAACATATTCAATgggacaaaagaaaataaatttcgaatGAATTGTTCTATTACTGAACATCAAATGTTAGATGAAaactattttaaaaatacgaCTTGCTGTTGTGGATCTGACATAGAGAATATTAGTATAAATTCTGATCtaagtaataatatagaggtttgtgataattataatgaatttgaATTGATTTCAATACCAATGAAACATAAAACCAATACAAATTGTCACATACAAAGAAGTCTATCAAAAAATCAGAACATGAAAAACATTGCCcataaagaagataatgatgatgaaatTGTTACTGATCTTTCAAGTTTTGATCTACTTCCTGAAATACCTACTGCACCTTCAgtcattttcattaatgaGAATCATTTTACAGATAATTCGAATAATACacttattcctataattaaaAAGGATTTGAATAATGTTAGTACTCAAAAAccagatgaaaaagaaaattctaatgaggataatattaataaaaaaatgcatGATACACGTTTATCCAATACTTCCAAAACATGTATGTACAATAACTCGACAGATTTAACAAAAAGTATTTGTTCcctctttataaaaaatacatcaaAGTCAACAGATGAGAACACAAATTTACTGCATGTAGAACCCGAACATAACAATACAAATGCCATGAAAATTGATGTAAACAGTTCTCATACTAGCTATTTGACAACAGAACCTATAAATCCAATTTATTCAGATTTACCAATAGCACAGCACAGTTGTCAAGCCCAAACagatttaaatgatttaacaCAGAGTTTTCACTCTCATACTACTTCGATTACAGACAATGGTGTTTATGGTATAAGTGAGACAAATACTAGTAACAGTCATGATTATTTAAACCATAATTTTTCTGATTCCAATACACCTATAgcttcaaaaaaaaacaatatacgtgagcaaataaaaaaagacttaaataataaatatctagaGAAAAATCCGACAATAGATGAGAGTAAAAATGTTGGACATATAATTGAGGAAACTACTACCGACTCGATGCCAGGAACTGCAGAACCTATTCACATTTTGCCAGAAACATTGGTAATTGGTGCTTTTCATTTTGCTTCTATTGCATATGGAACAGCTCGTGAAGCAATTGTTAGAATTCGTTCAACTTCG ACGATCGATTATCATATATGA